A single window of Rhinoraja longicauda isolate Sanriku21f chromosome 29, sRhiLon1.1, whole genome shotgun sequence DNA harbors:
- the LOC144607540 gene encoding dickkopf-related protein 3-like: protein MCRAFKLTALWLCFMGLVPAASGYIWAWILSLPYKGTQDVSATRNSEPLPGQLQDETPCKLNQDCSTGLFCDKHFGRCVSLREQGHFCRQDLQCAQGLSCLFGQCQLAIPERHEGARCRLDEDCAGSMCCARHHGEMICKKKLTFGMDCYVPDGGLAYSINQLCPCDSGLVCSSSRVTREKEFDHWGHTNSWQCLNPSLP, encoded by the exons ATGTGCAGGGCGTTCAAGTTGACGGCTCTTTGGCTGTGCTTCATGGGGTTGGTCCCTGCTGCAAGTGGCTACATCTGGGCTTGGATCCTGTCACTTCCCTACAAGGGGACCCAAGATGTCTCGGCTACGAGGAACTCCGAGCCACTGCCTGGCCAGCTGCAGGATGAG ACACCCTGCAAACTCAACCAGGACTGCAGCACGGGACTCTTTTGCGACAAGCATTTTGGACGCTGCGTCTCTTTGAGAGAGCAAGGTCACTTCTGCCGGCAGGACCTTCAGTGCGCCCAGGGTCTGAGCTGCCTGTTTGGCCAGTGCCAGCTCGCCATCCCCGAGAGACACGAAG GGGCTCGATGCCGACTGGACGAAGACTGCGCTGGCTCCATGTGTTGCGCGAGGCATCACGGGGAAATGATTTGCAAGAAGAAGTTAACCTTTGGAATGGATTGCTATGTACCTGACGGCGGGCTGGCGTACAGCATCAACCAGCTCTGCCCCTGTGACTCAGGGCTCGTGTGCAGCAGCAGCAGGGTCACCAGAGA GAAAGAGTTTGACCACTGGGGACACACCAACAGCTGGCAATGCCTAAACCCATCCTTGCCCTGA